The Deltaproteobacteria bacterium genome includes a region encoding these proteins:
- a CDS encoding helix-turn-helix transcriptional regulator — translation MQAHTKKHPTETAELRFIGPIVNIARAIESLKPLGFVDTSDSVPWRDAYPECSEAQLIGKALAGARYREGLTQMKLAELTGIPQRHISEMENGKRPIGKEMAKRLGKALNIGYKVFL, via the coding sequence ATGCAGGCACACACGAAAAAGCACCCTACTGAAACCGCTGAACTTAGATTCATCGGGCCGATTGTGAACATAGCGCGGGCCATTGAAAGCCTGAAGCCGTTGGGATTCGTGGACACATCAGATTCTGTCCCCTGGCGCGATGCTTACCCTGAATGTTCGGAGGCGCAGCTTATCGGTAAGGCGTTGGCCGGGGCACGATACAGGGAAGGACTGACGCAGATGAAACTTGCCGAACTGACCGGCATCCCTCAGCGCCATATTTCTGAAATGGAGAACGGCAAGCGCCCCATTGGTAAGGAAATGGCGAAGCGCCTGGGGAAGGCACTGAATATCGGTTACAAGGTGTTTTTGTAG
- a CDS encoding cytotoxic translational repressor of toxin-antitoxin stability system, protein MTWTVTEKAGLYKRVRNLPENVQNLLIALKKDMEANGPIRGDWPNFSALSGARYHCHLKKGRPTYVAIWEITDKEIKLIEVTYAGTHEKAPY, encoded by the coding sequence ATGACATGGACAGTGACGGAAAAGGCGGGGCTGTATAAGCGAGTCAGGAATCTACCTGAAAATGTCCAGAACCTTCTTATTGCCCTGAAAAAGGATATGGAAGCCAACGGGCCTATTCGCGGAGACTGGCCGAATTTCAGCGCCCTTTCCGGCGCCCGTTATCACTGTCATTTAAAGAAAGGCCGCCCCACGTATGTGGCGATATGGGAAATAACAGACAAAGAAATTAAATTGATTGAGGTGACATATGCAGGCACACACGAAAAAGCACCCTACTGA